From the genome of Nakamurella flavida:
GGGCACTGAGGAGTTGGGCATGGGACTAGATGGCTTCCGGGCCGGTCTCGCCGGTGCGGACGCGCACCACGTTCTCGACCGGGATGGCCCACACCTTGCCGTCACCGATCTTGCCCGTGCGGGCGGACCGGACGATCACGTCGATCACGTCGTCGGCGTCGGCCGCGTCGACCAGCACCTCCAGGCGGATCTTCGGCAGCAGCTCGACGGTGTACTCCGCGCCCCGGTAGACCTCGGTGTGGCCGCGCTGACGGCCGTACCCGGAGGACTCCGAGACCGTCATGCCCTGGACCCCGAAGGCCAGCAGGGCGGCGCGCACCTCGTCCAGCTTGAACGGCTTGATGACAGCGGTCACGAGCTTCATGCGTGTGCTCCATGGGTCTTGTGCGTGCTGGACAGGACACCGGACGAACCGGAACCGTTGCCGGGCTCGATGTCGTAGGCGGACTCACCGTGGGTGGTGACGTCGACGCCCTCGACCTCGTCCTCCTCGGGGATGCGCCAGCCCATGGTGACCTTCAGCGCGTAGCCGATGATCGCGGTGAGCACACCCGAGATGACGACGGCGACCAGGGCCACGACGATCTGCGTACCCAGCTGGGTCACGCCGCCGCCGTAGAACAGGCCGTTCAGCGCGCCCTCGGGGGCGAAGGTCGACCCGGTGGCCGCACCGGCGTCGTCCCGCTCCACGTGGGCGAACAGGCCGATGAGGACGGTGCCGACGAGGCCACCGACGAGGTGGACCCCGACGACGTCGAGGGAGTCGTCGTAGCCGAACTTGTACTTCAGGCCGACGGCCAGCGCGCAGAGGATGCCGGCGACGAGCCCGATGGCCAGGGCGCCGAAGATGTCCACGGCGGCGGCGGCCGGGGTGATGGCGACCAGACCGGCGACGATGCCGGACGCGGCACCCAGGCTGGTGGCGTGGCTGTCCCGGATGCGCTCCACGAGGAGCCAGCCCAGCATGGCGATGCAGGTGGCGGCGAAGGTGTTGATCCAGGCCTGGCCGGAGACCGAGTCGGCCCCGAACTCCGAACCGGCGTTGAAGCCGAACCAGCCGAACCACAGCAGCGCCGCGCCGAGCATGACGAACGGCAGGTTGTGCGGCTTCATGGGGTCGCGGGCGAAACCGCGACGCTTGCCGATGATCAACGCGAGCACCAGGCCGGCGACACCGGCGTTGATGTGCACCACGGTGCCACCGGCGAAGTCGATCGGCACGGACAGCGCGTCGGCGACCCAGCCGCCGCCACCGAGCATGCCGCCGCCCCACACCATGTGGGCGATCGGGCTGTAGACGATGGTGACCCACAGGCCGGCGAACACCAGCCAGGTGCTGAAACGGGCGCGGTCGGCGATGGCGCCGGAGATCAGCGCGACGGTGATGACGGCGAAGGTGGCCTGGTAGCCGACGGCCACGGTGGCCGGCACGCCGGAGGCGATCATCAGGCTGTTCTCGTCGGTGAGGCCGACGAGGCCGAAGTACTCGAACGGGTTGCCGATGATGCCGCCCTGGTCGGCACCGAAGGTCATCGAGTAGCCCCAGAGCATCCAGATCACCCCGACGACGCCCAGGGCGCCGAACGACATCATCATCATGTTCAGGACGGACTTCGACCGGGTCATGCCGCCGTAGAAGAAGGCGAGACCGGGCGTCATCAGCAGCACCAGGGACGCCGATATCAGCATCCAGGCGGTGTTGCCCGCATTGAGTTCGAACATCAAGCCTCCAGGCTTGGAAGGGGAGGAGGATCAGGGCGACCCAGTCGACGGTTGAACCGTCGTCCCTTTCTGTTGCGCCGCGGGCTCCCGCGTGTTTCGCGCCGGTGAACGGGCGGCCGAAACGGTTTCCGTTGTGTTGCGTCGATGTCGACACCGTGTGACGCAGAGTGCACATGGGTTCGATGGCGGGTGTGGGACCGCTGTGGGGCCCCGGGCTTTCCCGCTGCCACCGGGCCCGGACACGACGGAGCCCCGCCGATCCGGGATCGGCGGGGCTCGGTGGTCGGGTGCGGTACGCCCGTCGGGGGTTGGTCGGGAGCGGTCGGGATCAGTCGCCGAGCAGGGCGTCGACGAATGCCGCGGCCTCGAACGGGGCGAGGTCGTCCACGCC
Proteins encoded in this window:
- a CDS encoding P-II family nitrogen regulator; the protein is MKLVTAVIKPFKLDEVRAALLAFGVQGMTVSESSGYGRQRGHTEVYRGAEYTVELLPKIRLEVLVDAADADDVIDVIVRSARTGKIGDGKVWAIPVENVVRVRTGETGPEAI
- a CDS encoding ammonium transporter produces the protein MFELNAGNTAWMLISASLVLLMTPGLAFFYGGMTRSKSVLNMMMMSFGALGVVGVIWMLWGYSMTFGADQGGIIGNPFEYFGLVGLTDENSLMIASGVPATVAVGYQATFAVITVALISGAIADRARFSTWLVFAGLWVTIVYSPIAHMVWGGGMLGGGGWVADALSVPIDFAGGTVVHINAGVAGLVLALIIGKRRGFARDPMKPHNLPFVMLGAALLWFGWFGFNAGSEFGADSVSGQAWINTFAATCIAMLGWLLVERIRDSHATSLGAASGIVAGLVAITPAAAAVDIFGALAIGLVAGILCALAVGLKYKFGYDDSLDVVGVHLVGGLVGTVLIGLFAHVERDDAGAATGSTFAPEGALNGLFYGGGVTQLGTQIVVALVAVVISGVLTAIIGYALKVTMGWRIPEEDEVEGVDVTTHGESAYDIEPGNGSGSSGVLSSTHKTHGAHA